TATGAAATGTATCGATATATTTGGAAAAAAACTGAAATTCAAAATTCCCTAGAAATGAGTGAATCCACCTCATCCAACACCGTATCTAAATACCATCAAATCACGTGCAAAGGTAAGCGATCCATTTTATTGTTGACAATCAAAAAGCACCGAGTTTAAAACTCATGATCAACATAAATAACGCTACAGTTGTGACACACCAATCTGACCAAAACATCTAAATCCTCTCGTAAAGGAGGAGGGACTGATCAAACCTAACAAATACCTAAAGCCCAAACAACATAACAAGTAAAAACTAAAAATAAAAAAGGAAAACGAACCCAAACAATGTCTTCCAATAGGGCCCAAGCCCAATTAGTAGACCCGGAGAAAACCAAAAGCCATAGAAAAAAGGTCAGCCCAAAACATGTTCAGCCTACACCAACTGAAGAATTACAGCTCTAACTACAACGTTTGTCGTATCACCGTTGGCAGCCTGCCATCCTCCATGCTCCTCCATGTGGAGGCAGCATATTTTTCACACATAACGTAAAAAGGGAAAAAGCAAACTTACTTGGCACAAGCCAAATTTGTCAACACTCACAGCTACAGTCTCACCAGCTTTGAACCACCACCAGCCTCGTGCTACCCCTCCACATTGTCAACCTTGTACTCCTGATAGATCTGTCGTCAATTTAGACGACTTAATAAGCCAGCTCAATTATGTTATTAAAAACACACTCAAGTAGTTAGTATTTGGATCAAAGTCCAAGAGGGTATCCTACAACTATTAGACTAATTCCGCTTCTCGTATGTATCTCTTAGAACGATAGAATAAATATAGAAAATAAATGGGTTGGAGAAGGGTCAAGAAATGAGGGAAATTAATTTATTTTACAGATATAATTACATTTTACTCTTATGTTCATATTTGATGTCTATCTACATATTTGAAAATGGTATAATTATAAGGTATACATAAGTATCTTGTTTTTGATAATTTTTCTCTTTCTTCTTTTTAGGTATATTATCATATTAATTTATAAGAACTTCTACTCTCAACTATTGCATTTCTAATTTACTTATTAAGTGGGGCACAAATAACATAACCTTCAAGCTAATAAAAAGGTTAACATAACAATGATATATATTTTCACGGGGCGAATTTGTGATATACAAAATTATAATCAAAATTATAACAAAAATATCATCTTTTATATCTAATAATAACTAATGGTTGAGATTAGTTATTTTTTAAAAAAACAATTAAATCTTTTTTTAAAATAAATTTATGAAATCTATCCATTAATATAATTTGGAATTATGTCGTCGTCTTCCTACTTTCCTAGCATCGCTGTCAGATTCTCATTCAGTTCAGAAACTATTCAACCCTGTTTCAAAGTACGGACAAACTACACATCCTTGTCCGAGAAACAAAAATGAAATTCTTCCACAACCCCAATCATCTTCACTCCTTAGTCTCCTCCATCATCGACACCTCCAAGAAGAAAGCCCAGTTCAACTACTTCACCAGGTGCTTCACTACTCGGGTCGACTTTGAGTCTCCACACACAAACCCACCCATGGATTCCAGCAAGCTACAGGTACCAACAATCCCTTCAATTCACTATCAGTTTTGTGTTCCACGCACTTGAATATGAAGTTGTTGGATTATATTTTGGTGTAGGAAAATACAGAAGCTTCATATTCGTCTTCTTCGTCTTCAAAGCTGGTGCTCTATTCCTACTGGCAGAGCTCATGCTCTTGGCGAGTTCGTTTCGCTCTAAACCTTAAAGGTTCTCTCTTTTCATTTCCACTTCATAGAGTTCAGTTTTTTTTTTGTTCTCTTGTTTCAGTTCTTTGGTTTCTTATGATTCTGAGTTTCAAATTTTATGAACCAGCGCATTGATCAAACTAGAAAGCTATGATGAATGTCACCGATCTCAGCGTTCTCCCTTTATTTTTTACCGAACAGTGATGTAACAGTGTTTTGTGTGTGGAGCAATTTGTGAATAAATTGGTGAATGTTACTGCAAGCCTGCAAATCACATTGATTTGGATCTTAATTGTGTTTTTTTTTGTCAATTCCAATTGTCAGGGCTTTCGTACGACTACAAGCCGGTGAACCTTGAGAAAGGGGAGCAGTTTAGTCCAGGTGAACTTGAGGATGTGTTGTGCTTTAAATCTGAAGTCAATTATCTTACTCTCTTTACAGATAGTTTAACATGCTATGTCACTATTCGGTGAAGCCCTGAACAATGCTGGTTATTGTTTTAATGATTTTATCAAGTGAAGCCTTGGTTTGTCCTTGGGTTGTAGAATTTGAGCGTCTGAATCCTCTGCATTGTGTTCCTGTGTTGGTTGACGGTGATGTGGTGGTTTCGGACTCCTTTGCAATATTGCTGGTTAGTATAGTTTCTTTTATGTGAATATGCAACCAATGATTCAAGGATATGAAAGCCTTAATTTTGGTTTCACTTCACATTTGGCCAGCGATGTACAATTTCTCATTTGTTCTGCTATGTGTGTTCTGATGCTTTATTAGTATCTGGAGGAGAAGTACCCTCAGAGACCGTTATTGCCTGCTGACCCTCGGCTAAAAGCTCTTAACCTCCAGGTCAATTTCTTATCATATGCCACTAGTGGTAATCATATTATAACCTATATGACTTGTAGAAAGCTCATTTGTCCTCGCTGCTCACTCTTCAATTAAAGCATGTTGTGGATTGATATACTACATTCCTTCTCTTATATCATAATGAAAGAAGTCTTTTAAGTAATATTCATCATGGACATATTTTTCTGTGGCTAGTCTTGACAGCTAATTGGTGAATATTATAACAGGGTGCAAGCATTATCAGCTCTAGTATACAGCCTCTTCACATGCTATCAAAGCTGGTATTTTCTGTTTGTTTGTGTATTTTATAATGATTTTGTATTGATGCATATATAAAAATGTACAAGTGATATTATCCTTTGTTTCTGTAGAAGTACATGGAGGAAAAGATTGGTTCTGAAGAGAGTCTTTCTTGGGCTCAACTGCATATAGGAAAAGGTTTCCTTGGTGAGTAATTTAGTGCATATTCATGACCATGGAGTGGATTTTCTGCATGTCATTCCCTTTCAGTTGTTTTCTTTAAGAAAATATTCCTTTCATTATAGTATTACATTTTTAGTGTAAGCTTATAGAGGAGTTTTCACCAGCCAGGCGGGGTGTAGTTGTAATGCCTTAGCATGCTATTGTAGTATACTCTTCACTGGTTGTTATTTACTGGCTTTGCATCAGAAGGCATATAATGTTATATACTAATGTTCTCTTACACATGCTTCATAAATAAAAGAAACGATACGAATGTGAGACAAAAGAAAATCCAGTTCTTCTATACCATTCATGCTTTGTGGTAAAGTCACCTGTAATTGATAGTTACCTTGATAATGTTTCTCTGGAAGTTAGAGTATGATAAGGTTTTGGCAAAGATACCAGCGCACATCTTATACATCGGACCATGCAGCTTATAGAGGTAGATAGATAAGAAGTTTTGTTTTAGCAGTCTATAATCAATTTGAGTTGATAACAGTAGTTGGCACAATCTTGGAAATGAGTGTTGTACAAAGTTGTGTCCTTATGCATCACGAAAATTCTGCAATTTTTAGGACTGGTATAATATTAGCTGGTATGAATTACCACTTGCGGATTGACAGCGCTTCTAGCAGTGTATGTTTTCAATCTCATGTGTGAACTGAAAATTATTGGCTAAAGAGAGATCAAAAGAAAAGGTGTAACGTATTGTTATCATGACATTCAAGCTTCATAGGGTGCATCCAGGGAGGTGAACTTATTAGTTGCTTAGGCGACTGTATTTGTGTGAGAACAGACCAAGATGCTATTATATATGTCTGGTGGTGTAATTTTTCTTGTTCAGTTGTGTTAACGCTTTTATTCGTACAAGTACACATACATTAGCTTTCCATCATGTAAACCATTATAGGTTGTTGCTCGGTAATGGTAACATATTTGTTTATAAATTTCTCTTATTTGTAGCTCTTGAGAAGTTGCTGAAGGATTTTGCTAGCAAATTTGCCACAGGAAATGAAGTGTATATGGTCTCTCCTGAATTCTCTCTCATTTACATCCCTTTAATTAGCTTCACTCTTACTTATGTCTTTGATCAAACCAATATGAACAGACAAAACTTGTTTTAACCTAAGAAACTGTGTCATGCATCAGTTAGTTGTAATAGTTGGATATGTGAATGAGCCTTTTGAAGTTGGTGTTTCTGAAGCAAGACTTGATTGTGTTGTTGTTGTTGTTTTTTATTTTTTCTCTGAACCATTTGAGCCCTTTAAAGCAAACCTGATCAGTTAAGCATTTCAAATTGCAGACTGACGTGTTCTTAGCACCACAGATTGCTATAGCTGCAGCAAGGTTCAATATAAACATGGTAAACTCTCTTGCATCTCTATAATCTTTTCCTTGGTTGTTAAACTTCTTTTCGACTTTAGAGCACCAATTTCGTTTTGTTTTGAGAATTGAGAGGTTTTCATTCTCCATAAATTCTATGAAATAACTTGAGGGTCAAACTGAAATAGTAAATTTTGGAGAACTAAGTGTTAACAAAGCAAAGTTTAAAGTTCATAAAGTATCACCTATGTCTGTTTTTGCCTAAGCATGCACATAAAAACAGACATAGATTAGCTCTTGCAGAAAGTGACAAATTGCTTTTCTAAATAAATTATTCAATGGCTTTCTGCA
Above is a window of Fragaria vesca subsp. vesca linkage group LG7, FraVesHawaii_1.0, whole genome shotgun sequence DNA encoding:
- the LOC101294010 gene encoding glutathione S-transferase zeta class-like, with protein sequence MKFFHNPNHLHSLVSSIIDTSKKKAQFNYFTRCFTTRVDFESPHTNPPMDSSKLQENTEASYSSSSSSKLVLYSYWQSSCSWRVRFALNLKGLSYDYKPVNLEKGEQFSPEFERLNPLHCVPVLVDGDVVVSDSFAILLYLEEKYPQRPLLPADPRLKALNLQGASIISSSIQPLHMLSKLKYMEEKIGSEESLSWAQLHIGKGFLALEKLLKDFASKFATGNEVYMTDVFLAPQIAIAAARFNINMSTFPSLSRVNETYKGLPEFQASSPERQPDAVHGK